The segment GGCTTTGAAACAGCATTGATCCTGATCGTTGTTGGTTAATAATGTCGGTCGCGGAGCACGCATCGCTGTCAAGTGCAGGTAGTCGGCGATGGAAGCCATGTCGGTGGGAGTCTGTTCCGAATCGCCCAGATCCGAAGGAGCGTCAACACGAGTGAAGAAGCTGGAGTAACCGGCTACGGGGTTTGAGAGGGTAACTCGTTCGTCGAGGGAACTGATGTAAATCGTCTGCCATCCCCCTCCCGACAAACCGGCCACGGCGACCCTTTCGGGATCGGTATGTTCATGGTTGAGGAGAATGTCGAGTCCCCGTTTCATCGAGAGATAGAAAGGGGCGAGTCCGCTTGTACCGCACAGGTCGATCTGGTTCATCCGGTAGTGCCCAAACCCGACTGTGTTCAATTGACCCATACCGACCCACTCGATGTTCAACGCCAACATGCCTCGCTTGGCCTGGTTGATACAGCGGATCTGTTTGTATTCTGCCGCCTTGCCCAGGTCCCCTTCGTGACCATTCACGTTCATCACGACGGGGACTTTGCCTTCGAGTTTATTGGGCACATAGAGCAGCGCGGGGATCCACATCCCGGGAAGGGCTTCGTAGCGTAGTTTCTGGATTGTGTACTCCGGGCCACCTTCGATACTGTCGAGCCATTCGACTTGAAAGTCGGCGTCTCGCCACTCGGCCGCTTTACCTCGAAATACGACTTTGGAGAGGACTTCTTCCCGCAGGTGATCCCGGTATTCTTCCCAGGCGGCGATGTTGTCGATTTGCGGAAAGGGAGTGATGCGACTGCGGGTAAACTGTTTGACTTCGGCGAGGGGCAGGTTCGCATCGAAAGTCTGTTTGCTTAAGAGTTGTTCGACGGGACTGGGCTTAACCTCAGGTTGTTCGTCGGCGAAAACCGCTCCAGAAAACAGCGACAGGAAAACCAGCATCAACAGGGGGTATCGCGCAGGCATGGGTCTCTCCAGAACGAGGACGAGCTGAAAGAAAAGCAGGGATGGGACTCATTCCGCAATGCGATGAGGGCAAACATTGATCGTTCGGCGATCTGCAGCTGCATACACTCAGCGCGCGAGGTATTTATTGGGATCAAATACCAGCGTGGGAATGAGAATCCAATCAGTCCAGCGTAATAGAGACTCGTCAGAGATGCAATTCGGTCGTCGACAGGAGATTGTCCCATTGACAGGACGGGCTGTCACTGTCGATGGGACACTGCGATCCTTGTGTCAGGCGATTTTGCGGATGATGGGGGCGGGACCGGAGTCGCCCCCGATGAGTTCGCCGATGGTATCCAGCTTTTCGAGGATATCGTGTTGCTCGCGGAGTAACTTTTTGAAGGTGGTTTCCGCCCCTTTGGGGCTGGGAGCTTCGGATTTCGCGAATGATTGAACCTGATCGCACAGGTCTTCGACCAATTCGGACAGCTCTTCGACGAGGTAATGCAGTTCCTGTTCAATTGCCGGACTTTTTGTGGCAGCGACAGGCTCAACCTGATGCAGCGGGATGGTCGCCGGCGAAATTTTGCGGGCTTCTTCCTCAGAGACCTTTTTGACTGCCTTGAGCAAGTTCTGCAATCCGGACTTATGCTGTGTATCGAACTCTTCGACCTGTTGTTCTTCCTGTTCGAGCAATTCGATCAATTCGGCGGCTGTCAGTTCATTGAGTGGTTTTTGCATCAGGTTCTCCCGCTCCCGGACAGGCGTGGGCCTTCCAGGATTTGGTGACGTAGAGTTTTCAGGGTTCGAACATATCGAGGCAACGGGTGCTTCGGTGGAGGCCACAACAGGTGCAGCAGGCATCGGAACGGCAGACGTGGGTGCAGCGTTGGTCGCCATTGATATAGTGGCGGGCTGAGACGTGGTCGCAGGTTCCGCCATGGCGGCAGAGGAAGAGATCGCGCGTACGATCGTCCGCAAGCCAATATGAAGTGTGTCTTTATCAGAGAAATCGATCGGCTCGCCCGTCTTGCCATCGTTCAGCTGGCCATTGACCAACACGAGAGGAATGGCGACCGTCGGTGTCAGCCGAGGTCGGTTTTCACCATCCCAGCTGATGGTGCAGTGCAGCAACGGAAGTTCGGCGATCTGAATTTCACAAGAGGGATCGGAACCAATCTTCACAGGGCTTCCCGGTTTCAGCGACGCAGATAGTTCGCGCGCATAGGAAAAGACTCGCAAGTGCAGGTGAGTGCCGGGCGAGTAGGGAGCCTGCTGATTCGAGGTAAGATCGTCCATGATATTTGAGTGTCCTCACCACCGTGTGAGGAATAGCTGACCTGTTTTTTAAGGCCAGTTTCAGTCAGTCGACTGGAGTTCAGAGAACTAGGATTGGGTCAAACAGCTGTTTAATCAAAAATCGACCCATCTCCCATGTGGGAATTACTCAAAATCCGTTAACAGGAAAAGAGCAGTCGAAATAAAATCGACCGTAAACGGATTTGAACTCACGAAAAACGATTTGTTCAGTGGTCCATTCGCCGCAGGTGTATGCAGTTGAGAGGGAGGGAGTGCCTAATAGCGAATCTCACATCTTGGTAGACGCTCTCGCAATTTCAGGACGTGCTCTCGATTAATTCGCGTGTGATGCACCGAAAGTTCTCTCAGGTGCGTTAACTCCGCGAGCAGGTCAATGTGCGTGTTGTTAATTTCGGTCTCTTCAAAAATAATCGATCGAATTCGAGGCAATCTTTTAAGGGCTCTCAGGATGTCAGGGGTGATATCAGTCCCCGTCAGGTTCAGCTCCTGGAGTGATCGAAGCGGAGTCAGACTGCGAATTGTCTGCTCGTTTATTTTGGCATCGGCCAGGCCGAGAGCATAGAGTTCTCGATGCTTCGCAAGTGGTTTCCAGTCATCGGAGGTCGCCTGTGTTAAATCGGCTCCTCCTAGACTCAACTCGACTAATTCAGGAAGGTAACCGAGTACTTTCAAACTGTCGGAAGTGATTTGTGAATCCGCAAAATAGAGTCGCGTCAGGGTGGGGTATTGATCTTCTTTAATTAACGATTGCATTAAGGCGTCAGTGACAGGGAGTCCTGCCAGGTTCAATGTATGGAGTCGAGGATAGCGTTGAAGAAATCGAAGTCCATCGTCAGTGACTTTGGTATTACTGAGGTCGAGTTCTTCCAGCCTCGACCAATTTCCGACGATTCGCATTGCATCATCTTCGAGCAGGCTCCCTGCCGCGTTAAAGGATTCGATCTTTCGGCAGTCCTTCAGTAATGCCATAGAGCGTCCAGAGAAAGTATTGGTGACCGGTTTCGGGGGTTCATCTTTCCAGGAATAAATTATGGAATTGCCAGAAACGTCGAGTCTTTTCAGGGCCGAGAGATCCAAGTGGAATGATA is part of the Polystyrenella longa genome and harbors:
- a CDS encoding alpha/beta hydrolase family protein gives rise to the protein MPARYPLLMLVFLSLFSGAVFADEQPEVKPSPVEQLLSKQTFDANLPLAEVKQFTRSRITPFPQIDNIAAWEEYRDHLREEVLSKVVFRGKAAEWRDADFQVEWLDSIEGGPEYTIQKLRYEALPGMWIPALLYVPNKLEGKVPVVMNVNGHEGDLGKAAEYKQIRCINQAKRGMLALNIEWVGMGQLNTVGFGHYRMNQIDLCGTSGLAPFYLSMKRGLDILLNHEHTDPERVAVAGLSGGGWQTIYISSLDERVTLSNPVAGYSSFFTRVDAPSDLGDSEQTPTDMASIADYLHLTAMRAPRPTLLTNNDQDQCCFKASHALPPLLQVARPLYQLYGKGENLRSHINIVPGTHNFDRDNREQLYAMFGNFFYPEDSSYSAVEIECAAELHSKADLIVPVPENNRDFNILAQDLAADLPQKDPTLDVDGERVRLAEVIKFHDYPYSGTQVEQSTVDERAAIYWHLNFGSEWTVPVIEFPTENAKATVLLLSELGSTSLAAQVESHLSDGNRVLVVDPFYFGHSKITQRPGLYALLVSSVGERPLGIQSGQLMGAIKWARDTAKDTPLHLHSVGPRSSLVALTTAALAPTLVDQLTTDDSFETLKEIFVNNMQVSQAPEIFCFGLLQHFDIADLRRLAE
- a CDS encoding FHA domain-containing protein, producing the protein MDDLTSNQQAPYSPGTHLHLRVFSYARELSASLKPGSPVKIGSDPSCEIQIAELPLLHCTISWDGENRPRLTPTVAIPLVLVNGQLNDGKTGEPIDFSDKDTLHIGLRTIVRAISSSAAMAEPATTSQPATISMATNAAPTSAVPMPAAPVVASTEAPVASICSNPENSTSPNPGRPTPVRERENLMQKPLNELTAAELIELLEQEEQQVEEFDTQHKSGLQNLLKAVKKVSEEEARKISPATIPLHQVEPVAATKSPAIEQELHYLVEELSELVEDLCDQVQSFAKSEAPSPKGAETTFKKLLREQHDILEKLDTIGELIGGDSGPAPIIRKIA
- a CDS encoding leucine-rich repeat domain-containing protein — its product is MSPSQWLLKKKILVAFASFLPITLMVYHLWFINHYHYVRQDMQFVNSFFEYEGCGLYSNKQQDIALSFGVTSSSFLVRTLGSHTFIQNYLLHPISLDIRRDAALEKLSFHLDLSALKRLDVSGNSIIYSWKDEPPKPVTNTFSGRSMALLKDCRKIESFNAAGSLLEDDAMRIVGNWSRLEELDLSNTKVTDDGLRFLQRYPRLHTLNLAGLPVTDALMQSLIKEDQYPTLTRLYFADSQITSDSLKVLGYLPELVELSLGGADLTQATSDDWKPLAKHRELYALGLADAKINEQTIRSLTPLRSLQELNLTGTDITPDILRALKRLPRIRSIIFEETEINNTHIDLLAELTHLRELSVHHTRINREHVLKLRERLPRCEIRY